The genome window AGGTGAGAGTGGTTTGCTAACATTTTGCTAACATTGAGGTTTTTAACGGAGGCTTCTCATTAGTTCACCGAACTTTTGGGAAGCTTCTTTTTTCATTTCTTGCGTAACGTTGAGGTACACATTTTTCGTAATTTGATCATCTGTATGACCGAGACGATCCATGATTTGTTCGAGTGAGACACGAGCTTCCGCAAGAAGGGATGTATGAGTGTGTCTTAAACTGTGCGGAGTTAAATCTTCA of Bacillus solimangrovi contains these proteins:
- a CDS encoding tyrosine-type recombinase/integrase, which codes for EDLTPHSLRHTHTSLLAEARVSLEQIMDRLGHTDDQITKNVYLNVTQEMKKEASQKFGELMRSLR